Genomic window (Thomasclavelia spiroformis DSM 1552):
ATGACACTAAAGGTGATGCATCAGAAAATAATCGTGATTTATTAACAGATGTTAATGCTAAATTTGAAAAAGGTGCTTTAACATTAAGCGGTGATGAAAGCTATGTGACAACACCAATTGAAAAATTAGCAACAGGAAATACATTAGAATTTGATATTACATTAAATCAAGAAGCAAAACCAGGAGAAATTTTATTTGAAGCAGATGCACCAGGTAATGAACGTTATGTGCATGATATTCGCATCTTGGATGATGGTACTTTAGGATATAAACGTGAATTATATGATTTCTCATTTGGATATAAATTACCAGTTGGCCAAAAAGTTCATTTAGCTATTAGTACTGATGGTATTCGTACTTACTTATTTGTTAACGGTGAAAAATATAATGCTGTTGGTAAATATGTGGATGAAACTGGTGAAGTAAAACAAGAAAATATTAAACCAGGTTTAAGTCTAGGAAATAATAATGGTGGTTATGGTGTTGGAACATTATTATTACCAATTCAAAGAATCGGTTCAACAAGCAATGCAATCGATGCAACAATCGATAATGTAGTTGTTAGTGAAGGAGTTCAAAAAGATACTACAATACTTGATGGTAAAACTTTCACTGTAACTACAAATAATGAACAATCAGATATGGGTACAGAAGGACCTATTAGTTATGCATTTGATGGTAATTTATCAACAATTTGGCATACATCTTATAGCCCATACAAAAACTTACCAGCAGAAGTTATTGTTGATATGAATAAAACATATGATATCAATAAATTAACATATATACCTCGTTCAAGTGGAACAAATGGTAACATTACTAAATATTCATTATATTATCAAGTAGAAAATAGTGATGAATGGGTTCCAATTATTGAAGAAGGAACTTGGGATGGTAATGGTGAAGAAAAGATAATTAAATTTGACCAGGTAACAGCTAGAAAATTAAAATTTATTGCACTTGATGGTGTAACAAATAATCCAGGTAAACCATTTGCTGCTGCTGCTGAATTCTATGTTCATCAAGTAGTATCTGATCAACCAGATGTTGAAGCAGATAAAGAATTGTTATCAATTGCAATTGCAGCTGCAAAAGAAATAACTCAAGAGCATTTAGATACTGTGATTCCTGTAGTAGCAAAAGAATTTAAAGAAGCGCTTGCTAATGCTGAAGCAGTTTATGCTGATGATAAAGCAACACAAGAAGAAGTTAACAATGTATTTGATAGATTGGCTAATGCAATGCATATGTTAGACTTTATTAAAGGTGATAAAGCGTCATTAAAAACATTTATTGATAAAGTAAGTGGTTTAGAAAGTAGCAAGTATACAGAAGATACATGGACACCATTTAATGATGCATTAACAGCAGCAACTAACGTATATAACGATGAAAATGCAATGCAAGAAGAAATAAATACAGTATATACTGAGTTAGTAAAAGCATTTGTAAACTTAAGATTAATCCCTAATAAAGACTTATTAGAAGATTTAATCAATCAAGCAAATGGATTAAACGTAGCAAACTATACAAAAGCATCATTTGATGGATTAACAAAAGCATTAAATGAAGCAAAAGCGGTATTTGATGATCCAAATGCAACTCAAGAACAAGTAAATAGTGCAAAAGATGTTTTAGCCAAAGCAATGGCTGGATTACAAACAGTAACAACTGATAACACAGTAAGTACACCTGTAAGTAATGGCGATACAACAGTAAGTGTAAAAACAGGTGATGATGCACTAGTAGGAACATTAGCAGGACTAGCATTATTAAGTATTGCAGGAGCTAAAGTTCTTAGAAAAAAAGAAGATTAATAATTAACTAGAGATTTCTAAAACTACTGCTTATAGTAGTTATGAAATCTCTTTTTATTTAAATATATGTAGTGTATAATTTTACTAATCATTGTAAAATTTTACTATTTGTTTAGTGATATAATATGTGTAGATAGAAGGAGTAATGAAAAATATATTTGTTTTAAGCTCATTTTATTAGAATTGAATATATTGTTGTTTTTAATAATTTGCTTTAAATAGGTTTAGTTATTCATGTTAAAAGGTTGAGTATTAAAAGTGATAAAATATTGATAATTTCATTTTTTTTCAAATTTAATAGATTAGATTTAGTATTTTTTGTAAGAGTTAAATGATATAATAATTATATGATCTACGCTTATAATCAAGTGATTTTGATATTTTTAATTTAAATGAAAAGGGGGAATTATTGAAAATAGGAGTTAGGATAAATATAAAAATTATTGGGGAATGTAGTTTGTAATGAGTTATATTTATATGGGTTTAAAAATTAATGGAGGTAAACGTTATAAAATCACTTGTTTTATAAAATATTAATGGGGAAGAAGTGTTATAAAGCGATGATAAACGTGAACAAATTAATTAAAAAGACCTTGAGTTTTATTGTTTGTATATGTTGTATGGTGAGTTTATTGTCACAATCTATTGTAGTAGGCGATGCCTTGAATTTAGATGATGAGATGAATATTGCTGGTGATGGTGATGCTTATGCACAATCAACAATTGCAACAGTTGGTGATGTTACATTTTTAAATGATGGAAATTATCAAACTGTTTGGTCAGCACAAACATCTATGGCATATGCAGGGATTAAGTTACATAATAAATATAGTATTGATAAGGTTAGAGTTGTTTTTAAAAATTATGATGAAAGTTATGAAAATCAATTAAGTTTTAAATTTTCATATTATGATAGTATTACTAATCAATTTGTAGATTTGTATAGTGGAACAAATTATGATGAAAATAATGATACAACAACTGTTGGTCATAAATACTATAGTGAATATGTATTACCAGAAGCAATTGTTACTAATGAAATTAAAGTGACAATTACTAGTAATAATAGTCAAGATATGGCAATTATTGCAGAAATAGAAGCATTTGGACAAGAATATGATGAATCTTTAAGTCCAACTAATTTAGCACTTAGAAAAAAAATCACTGCATCAAATACCGATTATGAAAGAAATCCTGAAAGAATTGTTGATGGAAATAAAGGAAACTATTGGGATGGTGGAAAATACGGTGATAATGGTCAATATTTTATAATTGATCTAGGTGAAGAGTGTGTTATTGAAGAAATGAAAGCAACACCTGTTTTAGAAAAGAATCGTTACTATTTGTATTATATTGAAGTAAGTTTAGATGGTAAAAATTGGCAAAAAGTTGCTGATCGTAACGAAACTTATGGAACGGTTGATGCTTTTGAAGATGAAACATATACTTTTGATTCTCTAAATACTAGGTATATTAAAGTTACTATGACTTACAATAATGCCAATCAATCAGTACATATGGCTGAATTTGAAGTTTGGGGTTTTGTGGCTAGTGATGATGAAAATGTTGCTTTGCATAAAAACGTTTCAGCTACTAATTCAGATAATGGAACAGTACCTGATGTAATTACTGATGGTTCAACTACAGGAGAATTCTGGGATGGTGGTGCGGCATCTGAAGAATCGCCACAAAGTTTTATTATTGATTTAGGCAGTGGTTATTTTATAAATAAAATGAAAGCTTATCCATATGTCGATGGAATTAGATATTATGAATATAATATTGAAGTGAGTTTGGATGGGGCAAAATGGCAAGAAGTAGCTAAAAGAACTGCTGAAGATGGTTTAGCATATGCTGGTGAAACATTTGTTTTAGATCAGCCTGTCAATGCACGTTTTGTTCGAGTTAATATGACATATAATTCTAAAGTTATTGTTGAACCAACGAATAAAAGTGTGCATATGTATGAATTTGAAGTTTATGGAAAAATTGATCCTGATTATCAAGCACCAATTGGTGATCCTAGTGATCCTGAAAATATTGCTTTTTCAAAACCAGTAACAAGTCATTTAAATACGAAAGCAATTAATAATATTAATGACGGTTTTGATGTTACTTATTGTACAGGTGCATTTGCACCAGCTTATTTTGATATTGATTTATTAGAAAATTATGATTTATCAGAAATAATTATCAAAGTACCAGTAAAAGAAGGACGCTATTATTATTTTAGTATTTATGGCAGTGTTGATGGTTCTAATTATGATCGTCTTTATAAAGAACGTAGCAAAGATACAGCTGATAATGATGGATATAAGATTGATTTAACGAACTTAGAGAATTCAACTTATCGAATTGTACGTGTTTATTTAGAATATGTTAGTGATACGAGTACTTCGTTGTTATCTGAAGTAAGAATTCATGGGAAGGCTACAAATGAAAATAAAGAAGTACTAAGAACAGGAACAATTGATGAAATCTTAGGTATAGAACCATATGATAAAACAAGTTATGCTACAGAAATTACTGAAGCAGAAACAATAGAAAATGTATATGGCATTATTGATCGTAATTTAGGTGAAAAATATCGTGATTGGTTTACTTTTAAATTAGCAAAAAATCCTAAACAAGAATACGCTGAGTATGATTATTATACTGTTAGTAATGCAAATGATAAAATTTTAATTACAGGAAATGATGGTATCTCATTAGCAACAGGTTTAAATTATTATTTAAAAAATTATTGTAAAGTTAATATTTCTGAGCAAGCTAATCAAACAAAGATGCCAGATAAACTTATTAAGGTAGACAAGACAATTTATCAATATACACCTTATGAAATTAGATATGGTTTTAATTATTGTACTCTTAATTATACTTTTTCATATGCTGATGCAAAGATGTTTCAAAAAGAGTATGATTGGTTAGCGTTAAATGGAGTTAATGTAGTTTTAGATTTAGCAGGACAAGAAGCTGTTTGGATTAAATTTTTAATGAATTTTGGTTATGATTTTGATAGTGCTAAAGATTGGCTTGCGGGACCAACGTATTATGCATGGCAATTTATGGATAATATGGAAGTAATTGGTGGACCGGTATCTGATGAATGGGTAAAGGGACGCTTGGAAATGGCACGTGAAAATCAAAGGTGGAAAAATTCTTTAGGAATGCAGACAGTGCTTCAAGGTTATGCAGGAATGGTACCAAACAATTTTACTGATTATCAAGATGTTGAAATTTTGGAACAAGGAAATTGGTGTGGTGTACCACGTCCAGATATGATTAGAACAGATGGTGAGCTTTATGATCAATATGCAAAATTATTTTATGAAGCACAAGAATGGGCATTTGGTAAGACAAGTAATTATTATGCTGTTGACCCATTCCATGAAGGTGGAAAAAGACCATCTGATTTAACTGATGATGTTATTTCTAGAGAAGTATTAAATTCACTTTTGGAATATGATCAAGAAGCTGTTTGGATGGTTCAGGCTTGGTGGAGTAATCCAACTAATGATTTGTTAAAAGGAATGGGTGATGATCGCGAAGATCATGTAATTATTTTGGATTTAAATGGATTAAATGATGCCTATGATTCATATTGGGATAAAACTGAATATAATGGTACAGTATTAGAAAGTGATGAGTTTAATTCAACTAGTTGGGTATGGTGTATGCTTGAAAATTATGGTGGTAATCCATCAATGGATGGAAGACCAAAAGAAATTATTAATCGAATTAATAAAGCATCTACTCAAGCTGAACATATGAAAGGAATTGGATTTATTTCAGAGGCAACTTATGATAATCCGATGATATATGAATTGCTTTTAGATATGGCATGGCAACAAGATACTATTGATTTAGATGATTGGCTAGATGAATATGTATTGAGGCGTTATGGAGATTATTCTGAAAGCGCAGGAGAAGCTTGGGATATTTTATTGAAGACTGTTTATAGTCGAAGTGGTAAAACAACTGATGTTATTGCAAGAAGCGATCCTAGTTTAGTGCAATATGGTTTACCATACACTGCTAGTGAATTAGAAGAAGCATTGGAATTATTGTATAAAGATTATGATAAATTATCTGCAAGTGAAGCATATCGTTATGATTTGACTGAAATCATGCGACAAGTAGTAAATAATTATGCTGTTGTAAGATTAGGTGATTTAAAGACGGCATATGATGCTAAAGAAATAGATAATTTTAAATCATTAAAAGAACAATATTTAAATGCAATTGATCTTTTAAATGAAGTATGTGGAACACAACAAGATTTATTGATTGGTGAATGGGTAGGCCGTGCTGTTGATTGGGCAAAAGATACTAATAGTGACGATTTTGCCTATGATTCAATGATTATAAATGCTAAAACATTAATTACTGTATGGGCTCCTTCAACAACTTTAGGTACTTATGCTTATCGTAATTATGAAGGAATGATTAATGATATTTATAAAGTTATATGGCAAGCATATTTGGATCAAAGTGAAGAAATATTAGAATTTGGTAGTGCTAAAACTAATTTAGTTAATTATCATGATTTATGTATGGATTGGATCTATGCTGATTGGGATTTACAAAATTATCAAAGATATGCTGATAATTTACCTGAAAATGTAAAAACAGTTGTAGAAAGAGTAATTAATGAATGTTCTACTTATGTAGAAGTACCAGAAAATGTTGGTAACATTGCATTAGAAAAAGATGTTTTTGCTAATCAAGAACGTCCTGATAGCCCTGGAGCTCCAGGTGGTGGTTATGCAACAAATGTAAATGATGGAATAGTTGATACATATTGGGATGGTATTGCTTGGAATGGTGAAGTTACACCATATATCATCATTGATTTAGGAAAAGATTATTTAATTGACCGTATGAATGTTGTTAATTATTATGATGGTAAACGTTATTATGATTATGATCTATATGTAAGTAAAGATAATGAAACATGGCAAAAAGTAGCGAATCGTAAAGAAACATATGGAGAAGCACCATCATTAGTTACTGGTGATACATATGAATTTAGTGCTGATCAAATAACTGCGCGTTATATTAAATTGGTAGGGTTGTATAATTCAGCTAATGAAGGTTTCCATGTAAAAGAATTACGTGCCTATGGTAATGAAATAACAGATAAAACAGCATTAAAGATTGCACTTGATTTAGCTAATGCAATTACTGATGAAGATTTAGAAAATGTAGTAAAAGCAGTAGCTGATGAATTTAAAGCTGCTAGAGATGAAGCTAATGCAGTTTATAACAATGCTAGTGCAACTCAAGAAGAAATAAATAATGCATTTGATCGACTTGCAAGTGCAATGCATATGTTAGACTTTGTAAAAGGTGACAAAACAGCATTAAAAGCATTTATTGATAAAGTTAGTGGACTAGAAGCTGATAAATATACAGAAGCTACATGGACGCCATTCAATGATGCATTAGTAACAGCAAATAATGTATATAATGACGAAAATGCAATGCAAGAAGAAGTAGATGCAACTTACAAAGAGTTAGTAACAGCATTCTTGAATTTAAGATTAATTCCAGATAAGAGCTTATTAGAAGATTTAATTAACAAAGCAGAAGGATTAAATTTAGCTAGCTATAGTAAAGCAACAGTTCAAGTTGTAAATGATGCTTTAGCAAATGCTAAAAACGTATTAACAAATAAAAATGCAACTCAAAAAGAAGTAGACAATGCTAAAGCTACATTAGAAAAAGCGATCAATAGCTTAGAAACTAATGTAAATACACCAGCAGATAACACAGTAAGTGCACCAGTAAATAATGGTGATACAACAGTAAGTGTTAAAACAGGTGATGAAAGCTCTGTAGGAATGTTTGTGACAATTGCATTATTGAGTGTAGCTGGATATATAGTATTAACAAGAAAGAAAGATTAATAAATAATAAGAGATTTCAAAAAAACTATTGTATGTACAATAGAACATGAAATCTCTTTTAAATTAAATTTAAATTTACTAAATGCATCAAATATATTATAAAGGTACTCAAAAGAGTACCTGATGTTATGAGTTATATAGTTGTTTAAAATATTAATTAGTTATTTTTTCATTTTTGTTAATTGTAATTATAATTATTAAAGAAATAATCATAATACTACCAGTCAATACAGTATTAACTGAATCTCCTGTTTTTATAGACGTTGCTATGTTATTAGATGTTAATGAACTGTTTTCATCAATAAATGGTAAAACTGTATCAGCAATATCATATCTAATGTTTGTTGTTAAATTACGAGATAGTGAAGTATAATTTAGTACACCTTTTTGTGTTGCAAGATCTAAAACAATATTTCCTTGTTCATTAACACTTACTTTTTCAACATCAATATTAATAGGGTTATCAACTGTACCAAAAATTCCTTCTGATTTTACATTATCAACTGCTAAACCACTAGCATCTGTATTATATCCAGTAATTTTAAAC
Coding sequences:
- a CDS encoding alpha-N-acetylglucosaminidase TIM-barrel domain-containing protein encodes the protein MSQSIVVGDALNLDDEMNIAGDGDAYAQSTIATVGDVTFLNDGNYQTVWSAQTSMAYAGIKLHNKYSIDKVRVVFKNYDESYENQLSFKFSYYDSITNQFVDLYSGTNYDENNDTTTVGHKYYSEYVLPEAIVTNEIKVTITSNNSQDMAIIAEIEAFGQEYDESLSPTNLALRKKITASNTDYERNPERIVDGNKGNYWDGGKYGDNGQYFIIDLGEECVIEEMKATPVLEKNRYYLYYIEVSLDGKNWQKVADRNETYGTVDAFEDETYTFDSLNTRYIKVTMTYNNANQSVHMAEFEVWGFVASDDENVALHKNVSATNSDNGTVPDVITDGSTTGEFWDGGAASEESPQSFIIDLGSGYFINKMKAYPYVDGIRYYEYNIEVSLDGAKWQEVAKRTAEDGLAYAGETFVLDQPVNARFVRVNMTYNSKVIVEPTNKSVHMYEFEVYGKIDPDYQAPIGDPSDPENIAFSKPVTSHLNTKAINNINDGFDVTYCTGAFAPAYFDIDLLENYDLSEIIIKVPVKEGRYYYFSIYGSVDGSNYDRLYKERSKDTADNDGYKIDLTNLENSTYRIVRVYLEYVSDTSTSLLSEVRIHGKATNENKEVLRTGTIDEILGIEPYDKTSYATEITEAETIENVYGIIDRNLGEKYRDWFTFKLAKNPKQEYAEYDYYTVSNANDKILITGNDGISLATGLNYYLKNYCKVNISEQANQTKMPDKLIKVDKTIYQYTPYEIRYGFNYCTLNYTFSYADAKMFQKEYDWLALNGVNVVLDLAGQEAVWIKFLMNFGYDFDSAKDWLAGPTYYAWQFMDNMEVIGGPVSDEWVKGRLEMARENQRWKNSLGMQTVLQGYAGMVPNNFTDYQDVEILEQGNWCGVPRPDMIRTDGELYDQYAKLFYEAQEWAFGKTSNYYAVDPFHEGGKRPSDLTDDVISREVLNSLLEYDQEAVWMVQAWWSNPTNDLLKGMGDDREDHVIILDLNGLNDAYDSYWDKTEYNGTVLESDEFNSTSWVWCMLENYGGNPSMDGRPKEIINRINKASTQAEHMKGIGFISEATYDNPMIYELLLDMAWQQDTIDLDDWLDEYVLRRYGDYSESAGEAWDILLKTVYSRSGKTTDVIARSDPSLVQYGLPYTASELEEALELLYKDYDKLSASEAYRYDLTEIMRQVVNNYAVVRLGDLKTAYDAKEIDNFKSLKEQYLNAIDLLNEVCGTQQDLLIGEWVGRAVDWAKDTNSDDFAYDSMIINAKTLITVWAPSTTLGTYAYRNYEGMINDIYKVIWQAYLDQSEEILEFGSAKTNLVNYHDLCMDWIYADWDLQNYQRYADNLPENVKTVVERVINECSTYVEVPENVGNIALEKDVFANQERPDSPGAPGGGYATNVNDGIVDTYWDGIAWNGEVTPYIIIDLGKDYLIDRMNVVNYYDGKRYYDYDLYVSKDNETWQKVANRKETYGEAPSLVTGDTYEFSADQITARYIKLVGLYNSANEGFHVKELRAYGNEITDKTALKIALDLANAITDEDLENVVKAVADEFKAARDEANAVYNNASATQEEINNAFDRLASAMHMLDFVKGDKTALKAFIDKVSGLEADKYTEATWTPFNDALVTANNVYNDENAMQEEVDATYKELVTAFLNLRLIPDKSLLEDLINKAEGLNLASYSKATVQVVNDALANAKNVLTNKNATQKEVDNAKATLEKAINSLETNVNTPADNTVSAPVNNGDTTVSVKTGDESSVGMFVTIALLSVAGYIVLTRKKD